A DNA window from Gemmatimonadota bacterium contains the following coding sequences:
- a CDS encoding shikimate kinase has protein sequence MFDLPDKPIFLTGFMATGKTRVGRILAGWLKRTFVDTDELLVDAAGKTIPEIFEQDGETAFRQLEHQAVVVASKMSNVVVSLGGGAITQERNWAVIRETGVCLCFRASVDTIFERVSRKRDERPLLAGLDDEGLKNKIEVMMAERERFYARADAFATSTNDHTPEDTAETALIELQRVLDRD, from the coding sequence GTGTTTGATCTACCTGATAAACCCATATTTCTCACCGGTTTTATGGCTACTGGGAAAACCAGAGTTGGGCGCATTTTGGCCGGGTGGTTGAAGCGGACCTTTGTCGATACAGATGAATTGCTGGTCGATGCTGCTGGGAAAACTATTCCCGAGATTTTTGAACAAGACGGTGAGACCGCATTTCGCCAGTTGGAACACCAGGCGGTTGTCGTGGCATCGAAGATGAGCAATGTGGTCGTGTCGCTCGGGGGTGGTGCCATTACGCAGGAGCGGAATTGGGCGGTTATTCGCGAGACAGGTGTATGTCTTTGTTTCCGCGCTTCTGTCGATACGATTTTTGAACGGGTCAGTCGCAAGCGCGATGAAAGGCCCTTGCTGGCCGGGCTGGATGACGAGGGTTTGAAAAATAAAATTGAGGTGATGATGGCAGAGCGAGAGCGTTTTTATGCGCGTGCAGATGCGTTTGCAACCTCGACAAATGATCACACGCCCGAAGACACAGCAGAGACAGCTCTTATTGAATTACAGCGCGTTCTGGATCGGGATTGA